The genomic region aagacacCATTAAATTGATGAAGTTGTTAAAGTTCAACAAAATCATGTGTAGCAGGGGTGTGGATATTCTTGAGCACCACTGCATAGTGCTTAAATTTGTACAATAACTTTCAGAGGAATTTGACTTTTATTAAAACTAAACTATGCATACCCTGTAATTCCACCTTTCCACTTCTAGGTTTTTACTAGCGAGAAGTATTGGCACATGTAGATATGCATTTACCcatacaatacaaaaaaaaaaaaaggaaaaattttgagATATTCTTTATGCATAGTTAGGTCAACTACAGCATAGCTATACAAACAGAATTCTATGAAAACATGTCTATGTATACTAACAGCTTAATCTATAAGATCTAggggttttttgcttttttataagtTGAATGCAATTACATAAGAcatgtaaaaaaattaagatttttccaTGAGGACTTAAAAGATTCATATAAATGCACGGAAAAAGATTTTAAACACACAAAATTAAGTGTAAACACACACCTCCTGCGGGGAAAAAACGGGCCCAAGTATTtattctctgcatattttttaaagaacaccGATAATATGCTTATTTgtgaatttaacattttttaaacgagaaaaacagaagagaggGATGGATGAGTTGATATGCTGATATATTGTTAAGAACACCGTGTGGTTTTCAGGTGCAGATTTAGCGGTCATTAGAGCAGAGATAAAATTAGTTAAAACCCTGGAGCAGATGCGACTGCCTGCGgatggaagaaagagaagcagcAGAAAGAGGATGGCGAGAAAGGAGAGGGGCGAGAGGGGAGGAAGATTAAgaggtcttcagttcagtcgctcagtcaggtccgactctttgcgaccccacggactgcagcacgccaggcctccctgtccatcaccaattcccggggtttactcgaactcatgtccattgagtcggtgatgccattcaaccatctcatcctctgtcgtccccttctcctctcgccctcaatctttcccaccttcTGTAAGGGGTCTGTAAGGGGTCTTACAGAAGGCATATAGAGTATTTGCAAGTTTATAGCATCATAAGCAGCAGAACGGTTAGGTAAGGGGGAAGCCAAGCAATGCACAGCCCTAGGTCTGAAACTCGAACGCACGGAGCGCAGACCACCTAGCGCTGGGAATGTTCCCCAGAGGGGGATGGGGGGCACTACCAGTGGCCAACCCAGAGCAGCACTCTGAGCGGGAGGCGGTGTTTGGGGGTCGCGCACACGCACGAGGTCACGCAAGCGCACGGCGCTTGCGCAAGCGCACAACCGCACGCCCGCGTAGCTCCGAGCTTGTGGAAAACGAACGAGTTCTGGGGAGGTCGAGCTGCTGGCACTATGTCTGAAATGCACGAGCTGTCCGAGCTTTATGAGGAAAGCAACGATCTGCAGATGGATGTGATTCCTGGTGAGAGTGATCTTCCGCATATGGAGGTAGGCGGCGGGAGCCGGGAGCTGTCCCCGAACCCCTCCCGCGCCGGGGCCCCGCCACAACTGGAGGAGGAAGGCCCAATGGAGGAGGAGGCTGCCCAGCCAATGGCGGAGCCACAGGGGCCCCGAGGCCTCGCTAGCCGGCCCAGCCCTGGGGAGCAGCCAGGCCAGATCGCGGGCCCTGATTTCGAGAGCGAGGACGAGGGCGAGGAATTCGATGACTGGGAGGACGATTATGACTATCCGGAAGAGGAGCCGCTCAGTGGTGCGGGCTACAGAGTATCAGCGGCCCTTGAAGAAGCCAACAAGATGTTTCTGAGAACCTCCAGAGCCAGAGAAGCAGCTCTGGATGGCGGGTTTCAGATGCATTATGAGAAGACCCCGTTTGATCAATTGGCTTTTATCGAAGAGCTTTTTTCACTTATGGTTGTCAATCGTCTGACCGAAGAACTCGGCTGTGATGAGATCATTGACAGAGAGTAGTTAAATGCTGTTGAGAGAGGAGGAAGCTGCTTGAGGAGAGACCCAACATTCCACTGCCATTTGGGTTCATTCCAAACAGTTCTGTGCCAATGAAAATcttcccccaaaaaaaaaatttttttttttttttttttgcagagtaGAATAAGGTAGTGACTGCACAGttatgaaaaaggaagaaaattgttaaagaaaagTATCTTAGTACTGTTGAAACCTGTTTTCAAGAATGTCCAGAGACACTTATGGCTTtgactttgttgtttattcagaGTAATTTCCTTGCATTGAGA from Dama dama isolate Ldn47 chromosome 12, ASM3311817v1, whole genome shotgun sequence harbors:
- the EID1 gene encoding EP300-interacting inhibitor of differentiation 1, with protein sequence MSEMHELSELYEESNDLQMDVIPGESDLPHMEVGGGSRELSPNPSRAGAPPQLEEEGPMEEEAAQPMAEPQGPRGLASRPSPGEQPGQIAGPDFESEDEGEEFDDWEDDYDYPEEEPLSGAGYRVSAALEEANKMFLRTSRAREAALDGGFQMHYEKTPFDQLAFIEELFSLMVVNRLTEELGCDEIIDRE